A section of the Pseudovibrio sp. M1P-2-3 genome encodes:
- the rpmB gene encoding 50S ribosomal protein L28 gives MARRCELTGKDVMTGNNVSHANNKSRRRFLPNLCNVSLMSETLGATYKLRISAHALRSVEHRGGLDAFLLKAAEAELSAKARLLKTEIRRRQAEAA, from the coding sequence ATGGCACGCCGCTGTGAACTTACCGGTAAAGACGTGATGACCGGCAACAATGTTAGCCACGCTAACAACAAAAGTCGTCGTCGTTTTCTTCCTAACCTTTGCAATGTTTCCTTGATGAGTGAAACATTGGGTGCAACATACAAGTTGCGCATTTCCGCTCACGCTCTTCGCTCAGTTGAGCACCGTGGTGGGTTGGACGCGTTTCTTTTGAAAGCAGCAGAAGCAGAGCTTTCTGCTAAAGCTCGTCTGTTGAAGACAGA